The Brevibacterium atlanticum genome segment GCAATGCTCATCTCACCTCCCGGGTGAGTTGTTGAGCATCTTGTCAGCGGGCGCCGGGCCGACTCACCCGGTGACGCCGGTGACCTCGTCGGTGGCATGCGGCAGTTCGGCGGTCTTCTCCACCTTCCCGGTGCCGAGGTCGACGATGTGGATCTCCGACTTCTCCGGATCGGACACGTACGCCTTCTCCCCCTGCACGAACAGGGTCGGCCGGGCCTGCTGCCAGTCGACCGGTTCCTTCCAATCGTCGATGACGGGGTATTCCTCGTCGATGTCTCCGGACTTCGGATCGATGACCCGCAGCTTCCCATCCGTGCCGAGGACGAGGGCCTCACCATCGGGACCGCGACCCAGCGAGCGGAAGCTGTACGAAGCGCCGAGGTCGACGAGCTTCATCGTGCCCGCCTCGGTGTCGGTGAGGCTGATGCGCTCAGGACGTTCGAGTTCGGCGTCCTCGTCGACCTTGTAGTCGCCGAGCACGACCGGAGACTCGTCGCTGCCCTGCTGGTTGCCGATGCGCCCGTAGTCATCCTTCGCATCGACTTTGCTGAATTCTCCGTCCTTGTACAGCAGTATTCCGTCCTCACAGCCGAGAGCGATGGCCTCGTTCTGGGCCGCCGCCTCACCGTGGATGCCGGGGCAGTCCTCGCTGCGGGCGGTCTCCTTTCCTTCGGCGTCGACGACCTTCGCCCCGGAGCGTTCCTCTTCCGTGCCGATGGTGTGCAGGGTCGATCCGTCCTCGAGTCTGACCGCGACCCCGTGGTGCGGTTCCTCGGCCTCGATGACCTGCGGGTCCGGTGCGCCCTCGGCGAAGGCGTCGGTGTCGAAGGTCTGGATCTTGCCGTCCCCGTCGCCGAAGAGGACTGTCGTCCCACCGTGTCGGACGACGTGCCCGGGAGTGTCGGTCTCGTAGACAGTGTCGGTCAGAGCAGGCGCTGCGGCGTAGCTGTGCGTGTGGTCGCCGTGTTCCTCGGTCCAGACCCCGGCGTCGAAGAGCCGGAATCCTTCGGCCACTGAGACCATCACATGGCGTGAGTCGCCGACGGGGTTGACCCTGTTGAAGCCTTCGAGCTTCGTATCGTCGATGACCTCGAGTGTCGTCGCGTCGAGCGTCATGATTCCACCGTCATAGGTGGTCACCAGGCGCGGGGCCGGCGCATCGAGTTCCTCGGCGTCCTCTGCCCCGGCTTTTTCACCGCTGTGTTCGTCGTGACCGGCCCGGTTGAGGTCGTCGGTCTCTTCCCCGCCGGTGCCGCATCCGGCCAGCAGCAGGGTCGCGGCGAGGGCCGCAGATGCGGAGCCGATGACAGTGCGGTGTGGCCTCATCATTGGTGTTCTCATTTCCTCTGTTCTCTCTTCTTCTCTGTTGTGGATTTCAACTTTCGGGTGCCAGCCCCGCGGCGATGGCCTCGGCGTTGGCTTTCTGCATGTCGATGTAGGTCGCGGCGTCACCGTCGGCCCCGGTCAGCGACTCCGAATACAGAGCCACCACCTCGACGTCGGTATCGACCTCTCCGGAGAGCGCCTCGGCGAGCTTCTGCGGTTGGGAGGAGTCGGCGAAGATCGTCGGCACGCCTGCTTCCTCGATCGTTCGGGCGAGCTCCTCGAGGTCGGCCGCCGAGGGTGAGGCCAGCGTCGTGCCGCTGGGCAGGACCGCGCCGATGACGTCGAAGTCGAAGCGATCGGCGAAATAGCCGAATACGTGGTGGTTGGTCACGAGCCTGCGACGGTCTGACGGAATCGCCGCGGTCATGTCCGCGATCTCGGCATCGAGGTCTCTCAGCTGGTCCCGGTACGTGTCTGCGGAATCGGCGACCTGCGCGGCGATGTCACTCTCGACCTGTTCTGCCAGGGTGTCCTCGATGGCATCGACGGCGGTGAGCATGCGTTGCGGGTCGGTCCAGAAGTGCGGATCCGCCTGGCCTGAGTTCTCCCCGCTGCGGTAGTCGAGCGGATCGACGTGCTCGCCGACCTCGAGCACCTCGACGCCCTCGCTGCGGGCATTGTCGAGGTTGGAGTTCAGTCCCTCCTCGAGCCCGAGGCCGTTGGACACGATGAGATCCGCCGACTCCATCTGCCCGGCTTCCTTCGCCGAGATCCCGAAGGAATGGGGATCGGCATTGGGTTTCATCAGCACCGTCACCTCGGCGGATTCACCGACGACATTGCGCACGACATCGCCGAGGATGTTCGTCGTCACGACGATGCGCGGGGTCTCCTGCCCGGTCGAGCAGGCCGAGAGCGCGGCAGTGAGGCCGAGGACGAGCGTCGCAGCGATCGGCCGAGCGTGCGCTCCGGATCCCCGCGGACCACGCAGGTATCCGCGGTACGCGCTCCCGCGCCTCGCTCTCCGGCCGCTCATCGACCGGTGACCGCGAGCGCGGCCGGGGTTCCGCCGACGTCGAAGCTGCGCGCCTCGCGCAGTCCGTCAGCTTGGTCGAGCTCGAGGACGGCACCGGAACTCGGGTCGCTGACATACGTGCGCTCACGGTCGACGACGACGTCGGGACCGGCACCATGCCCCTCGGCAGGCGCATTCGGCACGTCGATGAGGTTCTTCTTCTCCGCCTCTCCCGACTCCGGATCGATCGAATATGCGGTGCCGTCGGCGTCGAGGGCGACCACCGCGGAGTCGTCGCCGGCCACCGAGGCGGCGACCACCTCGGCGCCGGTGTCGGCATACGTCCAGCCACCGGACTTCGCATCGAACAGGCCGATTCCATGGTCATCGAGAGGCGCGGCGGCGAGGTCGCGGCCGACCTCCACCGACCACGCTCGGGAACCGTCGGCCTCATCAGGGTAGGGCACGAGCTCTGCGCTGAGCTCCTCGTCGAATGTCATCAGTCCCTCGGCGCAGGCGAAGGCGGGACCCTCTCTGGTGACCCCGGCGCCGTGGATCTCCGCGCAGTCCTCATCGACGGGCGAGGCAGCGCCCTTCTCGTCGTAGACGGCGAGTGAGGACGGCAGATCCTCCGACGATTCGCCGGGAACGGTGGAGATCAGGTGGTCTTCGAAGGGCACCGCGACACCGTGGTGGGGACCTGGCCGGATGGTGCCGAGCTGCTCGGTCTTCCCATCGCCGAGCCCACCGCGGTCGAGCAGCTTCGCGCGCCCCTCCCCGTCGAAGAAGAGGGCGACCCCCGTGCCGGCCGAGACGATATGGGCGGGATCGGCTCCGGTGACCGCGTCGAGCGCTGTCGGTTCGGCGCGATAGTAGTGCTTATGGTCGCCGTGGTCGACGGTCCAGACTCCCGTGTCGACGGGCGTCACGGTTCCGGCCTCCTGGTCGGCGAGGTAGAGGTAGCGGTCATCCGCGCCCGCGAGTGAGGTGTTCGCGGAGGCGGGCACCTCGAGCACGGTCTCCTCGCTGAGCAGATCGAGGATCCTCACGGCCCCTGACTCCGAATCGCTGACGCTCAGGCGCAGCTGCGGTTCGCTCGCCTCCTCGGCTCCTTCGACATAGCCGTGCGGGGTCGCGGAGCCGGTGTCGGATCCGTCTGTCGGCGGGGAGGCATTCTGACATCCGACGAGCAGTGCGGCGGCCGCGACGATCGATGCGGCGGCGGGAGTCGGCAGGTTCTTCATAGCCACTTTCTATTGATATTTATTCTCATTACCAATGAGATACTAGCGCACCACGAAGCCGCTTCGCGACGAGAACGAGAAAGAACGCCCCGACGGCGATCAGCGCGATCGTCGCCCCGGCCGAGGTCCCCGAATGCCAACTGACCACCAACCCCGCAAAGGTCGCGACCGCACCGAGGACGGCCGCGGCGACCATCATCACCCCCACCCGCCTGAACAGAAGGAAGGCCGTGGCAGGCGGACCGATGAGCAGACCGAAGACGAGCAGTGTGCCGACGACCTGGAAGGACGCGACCACCGCCAGCGCCGTGAGGATGAGCATCGCCGCATGCGCGCAACCGGGCCGCATACCCAGAGTGGCCGCCTTGCGCTCATCGAAGGCCAGCGCGAGGAAGGGGCGTCGCAGCAGAATGCAGGCCAGCACCCCGAGGCACGTCGCCGCACCGAGGATCACGAGATCGACCCAGCGGACGCCGAGCACATCCCCGAACAGAAAGGCGGTGAGGTCGACAGCGAAGGACTGCGAATGGGAGACGATGACGACGCCGAATGCGAGCATGCCGACGAACAGCAGTCCGATGCTCACGTCCTGCGACAACTTCGACTCGCGCGCAACCCAGGTGATGCCGGCGGCCATGACCAGGGCACTGACCGCTGCACCGATCATCAGATGCCCCCCGAGCAGGGCTGCGATCGCCACCCCCGGGAGCATGCCGTGGGACATCGCATCCCCGAAGAATGCGAGTCCGCGCAGCACCACCCACGTGCCGATGCAGCCGCAGAGAACGGCCGCGAGAACGCCGGCGATGAGCGCGCGGAGGACGAAGGAGGCGCCGAATGGCTCGAGGAGGAATTCCATTCCTGTGATGATAGTCGTTATCATTATCGAATGAACACTTCGCCGCTCGCTGTCGACGTCACGGGCGTGACCTGCCACTACGGAGGGCATCTCGCCGTCGGTGCCATCGACCTGCACATTCCGGCAGAAGCGATCACCGCTCTCGTCGGCCACAACGGCTCCGGCAAGTCCACAGTGCTCATGGCGCTGGCAGGACTGCTGCGCCCGAGCGCCGGGACCATCACGGGCCGCCCTGCCGAGATCGCCTTCGTCACCCAGCACAGCAGTGCTCCGGACCATCTGCCGATCACCGTCAGGCAGACGGTCGAGATGGGCCGCTGGAGGGCCACGGGCCTCTTCGGCCGCCTCAGCCGGAGAGATCGGGGGATCGTCGACGACTGCCTCGAGCGGCTGAGCATCTCCGATCTTGCCGACCGACGCCTCGGCGGACTCTCCGGTGGGCAGCGGCAGCGCACGCTCGTCGCTCAAGGATTGGCCCAGGAAGCGCCCCTGCTTCTCCTCGACGAGCCGTTGGCCGGCGTCGATTCCCAGGCCGTCGCGCTCATCGGGCGAGCGATCGAGGGAGTGCGTTCCGAAGGGACGACGATCGTCCTCGCCACCCATGACGAGGAACAGGCCCACTCCGCGGATCAGGTGGTCCGACTGCACCACGGGTCCGTTGCCGAGGTGCGCACACGGCACCGGAAACCCGACTCAGAGGCACTCACACAGCAGTGACGACTGCTACGGTGAGCCTATGGCCAGTGTGACTGAACTCGTGAAGCGCTACTACACCACCGTCGACGCCGGAGATGCCGATGCCACCTCGGCGCTGTTCGCCGCCGATGCCAGCTATGACCGCCCTGGCTACCCGACGATGATCGGGCAGCAGATCACCGACTTCTACCACGGCGAGCGCATCATCGAATCCGGTGCGCACTCGCTCCAGGAGATCCTCGTCGAAGGCGATCGCGCTTCCAGCCGAGGCGTGTTCAGCGGTCGTCTCAAGGACGGGTCGGAGACCTCGGTGGGCTTCGCCGACTTCTTCCTCTTCGACACCGAGGGACTCATCGCCGAACGGACGACGTACTTCTACCAAGCAGCGGTCTGAGGCTCAGGCCGTCGGCGAACGTGGGTCGCAAACGGACATTTCTGAGCCCGAGAAGTATCCGATAGTGACCTATATTCGGGTCGCCTGAGCCTCAGACGTCGTGGCCGCGGGCTTCGAGCACCGCGCGCTGGATCCGATCACGGACCTCGGCGGCCTGCGGGGTCGGGGTCGGCCCGTAGGCCTCCTCGACCTGCTCGAAGACCTCCCCCATCGCTGATGGGTCGACATCGACGGGCAGATCCTCGATCGCGGCGAAGGCCGGACCGATGTGGTCCATGAACCCGCGGATGCCGGCCGGTCCACCGCCGAAGTGCATGCCTTCGAACTGGCCGACGGCCGACCACCGCAGACCCAGCGAATTCTTCATCACCGTGTCGAGCCCCTCGGCAGTGACAACGCCGTTCTGCACGAGCGCAATGGCCTCCTTCATCAGCGCATTCTGCAGTCGGTTGCCGACGAATCCGCGGATCTCCTGCTTCAGCACCACCGGCTCGCGCCCGCAGCTGCGGTAGAACGAGACCGCCGCGTCGATGGCCGCAGACGAGGTCGCCGGTGCCGGCACCACCTCGACGAGCGGCATGAGATGCGGCGGATTGAACGGGTGTCCGACGATCACCCGCGCCGCGGCAGCCGCGTCGAGGTGCTCGGCGATGAACGAGGCCGGGATCGTCGACGAGGACGTCGCGAACACGGCATCGGCCGGAGCCGCCTCGGCGATCTGGGCGAACAGCGCCGGCTTCGCGTCCGGATCCTCCGGCCCGGATTCCTGCACGAATGACGCCCCGGCGACGGCCGTCGCAACGGAATCGGCAGCCTCGATGCGTCCGATCTGCGTGGCCGACTCATTCTGGGACGACGCGGCTGCCGTGACATCGGCCTGGAGGCCGGCGACCACCTCGGCGAGGTCATCACGAGGGTCGAAGACCTGCACCGTGTACCCGCTGCGCGCGAAGAGGAAGGCGAACGAGCGGCCGATGGTTCCGACCCCGATGACAGCGACAGAAGAGCTCATGCATCCAGGTTATACCTGCCCGAGACGACGGTCTCGGATACCTTTGGCGGCTGAGGTGTGTCCGCCCCATGATCGGCACTGTCTCCCGTCGACCGTGGTCGAAT includes the following:
- the aztD gene encoding zinc metallochaperone AztD, with product MMRPHRTVIGSASAALAATLLLAGCGTGGEETDDLNRAGHDEHSGEKAGAEDAEELDAPAPRLVTTYDGGIMTLDATTLEVIDDTKLEGFNRVNPVGDSRHVMVSVAEGFRLFDAGVWTEEHGDHTHSYAAAPALTDTVYETDTPGHVVRHGGTTVLFGDGDGKIQTFDTDAFAEGAPDPQVIEAEEPHHGVAVRLEDGSTLHTIGTEEERSGAKVVDAEGKETARSEDCPGIHGEAAAQNEAIALGCEDGILLYKDGEFSKVDAKDDYGRIGNQQGSDESPVVLGDYKVDEDAELERPERISLTDTEAGTMKLVDLGASYSFRSLGRGPDGEALVLGTDGKLRVIDPKSGDIDEEYPVIDDWKEPVDWQQARPTLFVQGEKAYVSDPEKSEIHIVDLGTGKVEKTAELPHATDEVTGVTG
- the aztC gene encoding zinc ABC transporter substrate-binding protein AztC, with translation MSGRRARRGSAYRGYLRGPRGSGAHARPIAATLVLGLTAALSACSTGQETPRIVVTTNILGDVVRNVVGESAEVTVLMKPNADPHSFGISAKEAGQMESADLIVSNGLGLEEGLNSNLDNARSEGVEVLEVGEHVDPLDYRSGENSGQADPHFWTDPQRMLTAVDAIEDTLAEQVESDIAAQVADSADTYRDQLRDLDAEIADMTAAIPSDRRRLVTNHHVFGYFADRFDFDVIGAVLPSGTTLASPSAADLEELARTIEEAGVPTIFADSSQPQKLAEALSGEVDTDVEVVALYSESLTGADGDAATYIDMQKANAEAIAAGLAPES
- a CDS encoding YncE family protein — its product is MKNLPTPAAASIVAAAALLVGCQNASPPTDGSDTGSATPHGYVEGAEEASEPQLRLSVSDSESGAVRILDLLSEETVLEVPASANTSLAGADDRYLYLADQEAGTVTPVDTGVWTVDHGDHKHYYRAEPTALDAVTGADPAHIVSAGTGVALFFDGEGRAKLLDRGGLGDGKTEQLGTIRPGPHHGVAVPFEDHLISTVPGESSEDLPSSLAVYDEKGAASPVDEDCAEIHGAGVTREGPAFACAEGLMTFDEELSAELVPYPDEADGSRAWSVEVGRDLAAAPLDDHGIGLFDAKSGGWTYADTGAEVVAASVAGDDSAVVALDADGTAYSIDPESGEAEKKNLIDVPNAPAEGHGAGPDVVVDRERTYVSDPSSGAVLELDQADGLREARSFDVGGTPAALAVTGR
- the aztB gene encoding zinc ABC transporter permease AztB: MEFLLEPFGASFVLRALIAGVLAAVLCGCIGTWVVLRGLAFFGDAMSHGMLPGVAIAALLGGHLMIGAAVSALVMAAGITWVARESKLSQDVSIGLLFVGMLAFGVVIVSHSQSFAVDLTAFLFGDVLGVRWVDLVILGAATCLGVLACILLRRPFLALAFDERKAATLGMRPGCAHAAMLILTALAVVASFQVVGTLLVFGLLIGPPATAFLLFRRVGVMMVAAAVLGAVATFAGLVVSWHSGTSAGATIALIAVGAFFLVLVAKRLRGALVSHW
- the aztA gene encoding zinc ABC transporter ATP-binding protein AztA codes for the protein MNTSPLAVDVTGVTCHYGGHLAVGAIDLHIPAEAITALVGHNGSGKSTVLMALAGLLRPSAGTITGRPAEIAFVTQHSSAPDHLPITVRQTVEMGRWRATGLFGRLSRRDRGIVDDCLERLSISDLADRRLGGLSGGQRQRTLVAQGLAQEAPLLLLDEPLAGVDSQAVALIGRAIEGVRSEGTTIVLATHDEEQAHSADQVVRLHHGSVAEVRTRHRKPDSEALTQQ
- a CDS encoding nuclear transport factor 2 family protein; translated protein: MASVTELVKRYYTTVDAGDADATSALFAADASYDRPGYPTMIGQQITDFYHGERIIESGAHSLQEILVEGDRASSRGVFSGRLKDGSETSVGFADFFLFDTEGLIAERTTYFYQAAV
- a CDS encoding 3-hydroxyacyl-CoA dehydrogenase NAD-binding domain-containing protein, with translation MSSSVAVIGVGTIGRSFAFLFARSGYTVQVFDPRDDLAEVVAGLQADVTAAASSQNESATQIGRIEAADSVATAVAGASFVQESGPEDPDAKPALFAQIAEAAPADAVFATSSSTIPASFIAEHLDAAAAARVIVGHPFNPPHLMPLVEVVPAPATSSAAIDAAVSFYRSCGREPVVLKQEIRGFVGNRLQNALMKEAIALVQNGVVTAEGLDTVMKNSLGLRWSAVGQFEGMHFGGGPAGIRGFMDHIGPAFAAIEDLPVDVDPSAMGEVFEQVEEAYGPTPTPQAAEVRDRIQRAVLEARGHDV